One part of the Humulus lupulus chromosome 9, drHumLupu1.1, whole genome shotgun sequence genome encodes these proteins:
- the LOC133800879 gene encoding probable WRKY transcription factor 14, which yields MCSFLFEQRKNIQNITMDEHTISSNSSSNNINTIINNFQGDLTDIVRLRPGGVAGLVPASSSSSNSHHHHPHLDVVSGYEEDLLLHNMSNDNTNNSSGGGGGGGGAWQLFSSADPLMMNYFGDPFSNLRPDPLLHHHMTAAAPGLFGSPNSSSPTRASDLVNGGGGGVGFCSGVNGLVGPSHEDMNMMSSTNSSGGGISGRPSCNIFSRMLQINPTSANSCSSTPTTAIASKLPCNSNTTTNTTSSSQGGDSPSPSPPPPSMAVASPRGINVNSSQQGGCLVDNNSSGGHQISSPRNPGIKRRKSQAKKVVCIPAPAAANSRATGEVVPSDLWAWRKYGQKPIKGSPYPRGYYRCSSSKGCSARKQVERSRTDPNMLVITYTSEHNHPWPTQRNALAGSTRSQPSKNTPNSIKNTPLMSSQLQKSNVSSPKEDSAHQLNNNKEMGMMTHSQNDNSNAVVGGGGSTSSTTSASVKEENVDHEVHDYDHEIDEKLDQLDDSSCHDHQFNSDEVVGLFPYRPTMPGPNPTAASADQDFFADLGEIEADPLNLLFSQGFNSVDHDHQHKGMLISKGLDPFNLFDWSGGGGGGDNNNNNTNK from the exons ATGTGCAGCTTCTTGTTCGAGCAAAGAAAAAATATTCAGAATATTACTATGGACGAGCACACCatcagtagcaatagtagcagtaatAATATTAATACTATCATCAACAATTTTCAAGGCGATTTAACCGACATAGTTCGACTCAGACCTGGCGGAGTAGCAGGACTAGTtccagcttcttcttcttcttcaaattctcaccatcatcatcctcatcttgATGTCGTTTCTGGTTACGAAGAAGACCTACTACTACACAACATGTCAAACGACAACACTAACAACAGCAGCGGCGGAGGAGGCGGCGGCGGCGGAGCCTGGCAGTTATTCTCCTCAGCCGATCCCCTCATGATGAATTACTTCGGCGATCCATTTTCCAACTTGCGCCCGGATCCACTTCTCCACCACCACATGACCGCCGCTGCACCTGGGCTTTTCGGGAGCCCGAATTCTTCGTCGCCCACAAGGGCAAGCGATTTGGTCAACGGTGGCGGAGGAGGAGTTGGGTTTTGCAGCGGCGTGAACGGACTTGTTGGGCCGAGCCATGAAGATATGAACATGATGAGCAGTACtaatagtagtggtggtggtattAGTGGCAGGCCTAGTTGCAATATCTTCTCTCGAATGCTTCAGATCAATCCAACTAGTGCAAACAGTTGTAGTagtactcctactactgctattgcttcGAAGTTGCCTTGCAATAGTAATACAACTACTAATACGACGTCGTCTTCTCAAGGTGGAGATTCGCCTTCTCCGTCGCCTCCGCCGCCGTCTATGGCTGTGGCTTCGCCGAGGGGAATTAATGTGAACAGCTCACAGCAAGGTGGTTGCTTGGTTGACAACAATAGTAGCGGTGGCCATCAGATCTCATCTCCACGGAATCCGGGAATCAAGAGAAG AAAGAGTCAAGCAAAGAAGGTCGTGTGTATTCCAGCACCAGCAGCTGCAAACAGCAGAGCCACTGGAGAAGTAGTTCCCTCTGATCTTTGGGCATGGAGAAAGTACGGTCAAAAACCCATTAAAGGTTCTCCTTATCCAAG GGGCTACTATAGATGCAGCAGCTCAAAGGGGTGTTCGGCAAGGAAACAAGTAGAGAGGAGTCGAACTGATCCAAACATGTTGGTGATAACCTACACATCTGAGCACAACCATCCATGGCCAACCCAGAGAAATGCTCTAGCAGGGTCAACGCGTTCTCAGCCATCGAAGAACACCCCAAATTCTATTAAGAACACTCCATTAATGAGCTCTCAGCTCCAGAAGAGTAACGTTTCAAGCCCAAAGGAAGATTCTGCTCACCAACTAAATAACAATAAGGAGATGGGGATGATGACTCATAGCCAAAACGACAACAGCAATGCAGTCGTTGGAGGTGGTGGAAGTACTAGTTCGACGACAAGTGCTTCTGTGAAAGAAGAGAATGTTGATCATGAGGTACATGATTATGACCACGAGATTGATGAGAAGCTTGATCAACTGGATGATAGTTCGTGTCACGACCACCAGTTTAATAGCGACGAAGTTGTAGGGCTATTTCCTTACAGGCCAACCATGCCGGGACCAAACCCTACCGCGGCGTCGGCTGATCAGGATTTCTTTGCTGATTTAGGAGAGATTGAAGCTGACCCTTTAAACCTTTTGTTTAGTCAAGGCTTTAACTCCGTGGATCATGATCATCAACACAAGGGGATGTTAATAAGCAAGGGTTTGGACCCTTTCAACCTCTTTGACTGGTCAGGAGGAGGTGGTGGTGGAGACAATAACAATAACAACACCAacaaataa